Proteins encoded together in one Citromicrobium bathyomarinum window:
- a CDS encoding glutathione S-transferase family protein, with the protein MTKPVTLWGLPHSLYTGRARSYLRKQRIAYIERPPTQPDFAERILPAIGRAIIPVVELADGTIIQDTVDIIDHFEREGTAHGPVPHPAYPADARLLALAHLFEIYAVVGLTRHAMHYRWSYLGEQEAFLRHAFATGSDTSRAEATMGRMHSYLPMLGVDAATIPQIERSYHELLAHLDPHFEDYPFLLGASPSIADYAMFGPLFAHLGRDPVPLAIMQREAPNVFRWVERMHAPDLDSVDYPTPAPEFPDGDLPETLAPLLAQIGRELIPDLTDRLAFLRDYVAQHQPKAGDPVTDRPHRRVIGTVETSFRGVAYTGGVQPYTFFLWQRLIAAGRHPAAKALFAEHELSDLIDIDLPIRVERRDQIEVWG; encoded by the coding sequence ATGACCAAACCCGTTACCCTGTGGGGCCTGCCACATTCCCTCTACACCGGCCGTGCGCGCAGCTATCTGCGCAAGCAGCGCATCGCCTATATCGAACGCCCGCCGACCCAGCCCGATTTTGCGGAGCGCATCCTCCCCGCGATTGGCCGCGCGATCATCCCGGTGGTGGAGCTGGCGGACGGCACGATCATCCAGGACACGGTCGACATCATCGACCATTTCGAGCGCGAGGGCACCGCGCATGGCCCGGTGCCGCACCCCGCTTACCCCGCCGACGCACGCCTGCTGGCGCTGGCGCATCTGTTCGAGATCTATGCCGTCGTCGGCCTGACCCGGCACGCGATGCATTATCGCTGGAGCTATCTGGGGGAGCAGGAGGCTTTCCTGCGCCACGCCTTCGCCACCGGCAGCGATACGAGCCGCGCCGAGGCGACGATGGGCCGGATGCACTCCTACCTGCCGATGCTGGGCGTCGATGCGGCGACGATTCCACAGATCGAGCGAAGCTATCACGAGCTGCTCGCCCATCTCGACCCGCATTTCGAGGACTACCCGTTCCTGCTGGGCGCGAGCCCGAGCATTGCCGATTATGCAATGTTCGGCCCGCTCTTCGCGCATCTGGGGCGCGATCCGGTGCCGCTCGCGATCATGCAGCGCGAGGCGCCGAACGTGTTCCGCTGGGTCGAGCGGATGCATGCGCCCGATCTCGACAGCGTGGACTATCCCACGCCCGCACCCGAGTTCCCCGATGGCGACCTGCCCGAAACACTTGCGCCGCTGCTCGCGCAGATCGGCCGCGAACTGATCCCCGACCTGACCGACCGGCTCGCCTTCCTGCGCGACTACGTGGCGCAGCATCAGCCCAAGGCCGGCGATCCGGTGACGGACAGGCCGCACCGCCGCGTGATCGGCACGGTCGAAACCTCGTTCCGCGGCGTGGCCTATACCGGCGGCGTGCAGCCTTACACCTTCTTCCTGTGGCAGCGGCTGATCGCGGCGGGTCGCCATCCCGCGGCCAAGGCGCTGTTCGCCGAACATGAGCTGTCCGACCTGATCGACATCGACCTGCCGATCCGCGTCGAACGTCGCGACCAGATCGAGGTGTGGGGCTGA
- the nhaA gene encoding Na+/H+ antiporter NhaA: MIVSAAAALRDFLKQESAGGIVLIAAAALALLAANTMFSGSYFGALDTPVTVAVGSFAIDKPLLLWINDGLMAVFFFLVGLEVKREVVEGQLSSWNQASLPLVAAIGGMAMPALIFVGLNMGSPANISGWAIPAATDIAFALGILSLLGPRVPVALKALLLAIAVIDDIGAITIIALFYSGSIDTAMLGGGALALAAMIVLNRFKVGSSIPYILLAIVLWVFILKSGVHATLAGVAAAMTIPMRARDGSQPLERMEHFLHPWVAFLVIPIFGFANAGVSLGGLEFADLLAPLPLGIALGLLIGKQIGIFGFAFIAVKTGLARLPENVGWRQVHGVSLLAAIGFTMSLFIGNLAFDSAAQVDAVKIGVLAGSVIAALAGFFLLKAGLPAAAETREEQTAPA; this comes from the coding sequence ATGATCGTATCGGCAGCAGCCGCCCTGCGCGACTTCCTGAAGCAGGAAAGCGCGGGCGGCATCGTCCTCATCGCCGCCGCGGCGCTCGCGCTGCTGGCGGCGAACACCATGTTCTCGGGCAGCTATTTCGGCGCGCTCGACACCCCCGTCACCGTGGCGGTCGGCAGCTTCGCGATCGACAAGCCGCTGCTGCTGTGGATCAACGACGGGCTGATGGCGGTGTTCTTCTTCCTCGTCGGGCTGGAGGTGAAGCGCGAGGTGGTGGAAGGCCAGCTTTCGAGCTGGAACCAGGCCTCGCTCCCGCTGGTCGCGGCGATCGGCGGGATGGCGATGCCTGCGCTGATCTTCGTCGGCCTCAACATGGGCAGCCCGGCCAATATCTCCGGCTGGGCGATCCCTGCCGCGACCGACATCGCCTTCGCGCTGGGCATCCTCTCGCTGCTCGGCCCGCGGGTGCCGGTGGCGCTCAAGGCGCTGCTGCTGGCGATCGCGGTGATCGACGATATCGGCGCGATCACCATCATCGCGCTGTTCTATTCCGGCTCGATCGACACCGCGATGCTGGGCGGCGGCGCGCTGGCGCTGGCGGCGATGATCGTGCTCAACCGGTTCAAGGTCGGGTCGAGCATCCCCTACATCCTGCTCGCGATCGTGCTGTGGGTGTTCATCCTCAAGTCGGGCGTCCATGCCACGCTGGCCGGCGTCGCCGCAGCGATGACCATCCCGATGCGCGCACGCGACGGATCGCAGCCACTCGAGAGGATGGAGCACTTCCTGCACCCGTGGGTCGCCTTCCTGGTGATCCCGATCTTCGGCTTCGCCAATGCGGGCGTCTCGCTGGGCGGGCTGGAATTTGCCGACCTGCTCGCACCGCTGCCGCTGGGCATCGCGCTGGGCCTGCTGATCGGCAAGCAGATCGGCATCTTCGGCTTCGCCTTTATCGCGGTGAAGACCGGGCTGGCGCGCCTGCCGGAGAATGTCGGCTGGCGACAGGTCCACGGCGTATCGCTGCTCGCCGCGATCGGTTTCACCATGAGCCTGTTCATCGGCAACCTCGCCTTCGACAGCGCAGCACAGGTCGACGCGGTCAAGATCGGGGTGCTGGCCGGGTCCGTGATCGCCGCGCTGGCCGGGTTCTTCCTCCTCAAGGCGGGCCTGCCCGCTGCGGCAGAGACGCGGGAGGAACAGACCGCCCCCGCCTGA
- a CDS encoding DUF465 domain-containing protein yields MSQPRLDNLRQRHRALDRLIDTTRALARQEEVKRLKRLRLRLKDRIAALSQPDRTTAKG; encoded by the coding sequence ATGAGCCAGCCACGCCTCGACAACCTGCGCCAGCGCCACCGCGCGCTGGATCGTCTGATCGACACCACCCGCGCGCTGGCGCGACAGGAAGAGGTCAAGCGGCTCAAGCGCCTGCGGCTCCGCCTGAAGGACAGGATCGCCGCGCTTTCGCAGCCCGATCGCACCACGGCCAAGGGATGA
- a CDS encoding hydrogen peroxide-inducible genes activator, which yields MVSLRQLEYLVALDDHGHFGRAANALNVTQPTLSQQVKQLEVRLGCDLVERTSTGAIPTPVGRQVVERARQVLIGVDDIRKLAAQASGGLVGTIRFGVTPTLGPYLMPVVISRLHRAYPDVRMHVRDGIPDEQLDDLRRGHLDLMLAPLPLTGDDIEIQPLFRERLVLVAPPDDPLFDRASVTRADLAGAALLGLDKRHHHHRQVMRTAEELGAQVLGDYEGTSLDSICQMAASGLGLALLPELYLLSDASANNSVRRIEVEDWSASRSIAAVWRRGSPLEAMFAEIAERIAHEARATLEGVGG from the coding sequence ATGGTTTCGCTCCGCCAGCTCGAATATCTCGTCGCGCTCGACGATCACGGCCATTTCGGTCGCGCGGCCAATGCGCTCAACGTCACCCAGCCGACGCTGAGCCAGCAGGTGAAGCAGCTTGAGGTGCGGCTGGGGTGCGACCTGGTCGAACGCACCTCGACCGGCGCGATCCCGACCCCGGTGGGGCGACAGGTGGTCGAGCGTGCGCGGCAGGTGCTGATCGGGGTCGACGATATCCGCAAGCTCGCCGCGCAAGCCTCGGGCGGGCTCGTCGGCACGATCCGTTTCGGGGTGACGCCCACGCTCGGCCCCTATCTGATGCCGGTGGTGATCTCGCGCCTGCACCGCGCCTATCCCGATGTGCGGATGCATGTGCGCGACGGTATTCCGGACGAGCAGCTGGACGATCTGCGGCGCGGCCATCTCGACCTGATGCTCGCCCCCCTGCCGCTGACCGGCGACGATATCGAGATTCAGCCGCTGTTTCGCGAACGGCTGGTGCTGGTCGCCCCGCCCGACGATCCGCTGTTCGACCGGGCGAGCGTCACCCGCGCCGATCTCGCCGGCGCGGCGCTGCTGGGGCTGGACAAGCGGCACCACCACCACCGGCAGGTGATGCGCACGGCGGAAGAGCTCGGCGCGCAGGTGCTGGGCGATTACGAGGGCACCAGCCTCGATTCGATCTGCCAGATGGCCGCCAGCGGGCTGGGGCTGGCGCTGCTGCCCGAACTCTACCTGCTGTCCGATGCGAGCGCGAACAACTCGGTCCGCCGGATCGAGGTGGAGGACTGGTCCGCCAGCCGATCGATCGCAGCCGTCTGGCGCCGCGGCTCCCCGCTCGAAGCAATGTTTGCCGAGATCGCCGAACGGATCGCGCACGAGGCGCGGGCGACGCTGGAGGGGGTGGGGGGCTAG
- a CDS encoding penicillin acylase family protein, which translates to MRMIGWAALAAASVTGVAAQAQDDLDATIVRTDYGIPHVTADSWEGIGYGVAYAYAQDNFCLLAEEFVTIRGERSMYFGPEGTVLHGSQEVDNLSSDVFMRSVIDLPRLRAGAGAQGREANLLAAGYVAGYNRFLRDAGTEGIPAECRGKPWVKPITNDDMLRLTEKQMLLASAMPFLPAIANAAPPGVPAQASAMDLPEREDMGVGSNGWAFGGDVTQDGRGLVIGNPHFPWQGPNRFWQVHATIPGKLDVMGSTLAGGPIPTLGFNRDIAWTHTVTAARHFTLFQLALDPANPTRYLVDGKPMEMTKRTVSVPMPDGAEPVERTLYSTIYGPLVAMPQVGLAWTDTMAFSMRDANSANQRALGTWVRIAQATNVDDVRKAVTETLGIPWVNTIVADRYGNALHADVTSVPNVSAEKVAECATPFSGLVASRLTLLDGARSECNWTVTKGTPVPGLLPASEQAIQQRRDSVTNSNDSYWLSNASAPNKRLSPILGAWGEPVTLRTRANFQETDAVLAIGPLTRERAQALAFSNRSLAAEMVVDPLLSICEAEPAAKAACGVLAGWDRRVEIDSRGAFLFTSFWDKVSKRPDLWSTPFAPADPVNTPRDLNTQGEAGTKLLAALVEAAGEVEAKGIALDAPWGEVQFAPRNGTRIPIHGGPGDAGILNVQYANPIEGGITPFHGTSYIQIVGFDEDGPVADAILSYSQSTNPASPHYADQTEAYAIKAWNRLPFSAEEIEAARQGDVLRIAE; encoded by the coding sequence ATGAGGATGATCGGTTGGGCGGCATTGGCCGCAGCGTCTGTGACCGGGGTTGCGGCGCAGGCGCAGGACGATCTCGACGCGACCATCGTACGCACCGACTATGGCATTCCGCATGTGACTGCGGACAGCTGGGAGGGGATCGGCTACGGCGTCGCCTATGCCTATGCGCAGGACAACTTCTGCCTGCTGGCCGAGGAGTTCGTTACCATCCGGGGCGAACGCTCGATGTATTTCGGGCCGGAAGGCACGGTGCTCCACGGCTCTCAGGAGGTCGACAACCTCAGTTCCGACGTCTTCATGCGCTCCGTGATCGACCTGCCGCGCCTGCGCGCCGGCGCGGGTGCCCAGGGGCGCGAGGCGAACCTCCTCGCGGCGGGCTATGTCGCCGGGTACAACCGCTTCCTGCGTGACGCTGGCACCGAAGGCATCCCCGCCGAATGCCGGGGCAAGCCGTGGGTCAAGCCGATCACCAATGACGACATGCTGCGCCTGACCGAGAAGCAGATGCTGCTGGCGAGCGCGATGCCCTTCCTCCCCGCGATTGCCAACGCAGCGCCTCCGGGTGTGCCCGCGCAGGCCTCCGCGATGGACCTGCCCGAGCGAGAGGACATGGGCGTGGGCTCCAACGGCTGGGCCTTCGGCGGAGACGTGACGCAAGACGGGCGCGGCCTCGTGATCGGCAACCCGCACTTCCCGTGGCAGGGGCCCAACCGCTTCTGGCAGGTCCACGCCACCATCCCCGGCAAGCTGGACGTGATGGGCAGCACGCTGGCGGGCGGCCCGATCCCGACGCTGGGCTTCAACCGCGACATCGCGTGGACCCACACCGTCACCGCCGCGCGGCACTTCACGCTGTTCCAGCTCGCGCTCGATCCGGCGAACCCGACCCGGTACTTGGTCGACGGCAAGCCGATGGAGATGACCAAGCGCACCGTCAGCGTGCCGATGCCCGATGGGGCGGAGCCGGTGGAGCGCACGCTCTATTCGACCATCTACGGACCCCTCGTGGCGATGCCGCAGGTCGGTCTCGCGTGGACCGACACAATGGCCTTCTCGATGCGCGACGCGAACAGCGCCAACCAGCGCGCGCTGGGCACATGGGTGCGGATAGCGCAGGCGACCAATGTCGACGACGTGCGCAAGGCCGTGACCGAGACGCTGGGCATTCCCTGGGTCAACACGATCGTCGCCGACCGTTATGGCAATGCGCTGCACGCCGATGTCACTTCGGTGCCGAACGTGTCGGCGGAGAAGGTCGCGGAGTGCGCCACGCCCTTCTCCGGCCTCGTCGCCTCGCGCCTGACGCTGCTCGACGGCGCCCGGTCGGAGTGCAACTGGACCGTCACGAAGGGCACGCCCGTCCCCGGCCTGCTGCCCGCCAGCGAGCAGGCGATCCAGCAGCGCCGCGATTCGGTGACCAACAGCAACGACAGCTACTGGCTGAGCAATGCGAGCGCACCCAACAAGCGGCTCTCCCCCATCCTTGGCGCCTGGGGCGAGCCGGTGACGCTGCGCACCCGCGCCAACTTCCAGGAGACCGACGCGGTGCTGGCGATCGGCCCGCTGACCCGCGAGCGCGCGCAGGCGCTGGCCTTCTCCAACCGCAGCCTCGCGGCGGAGATGGTGGTCGACCCGCTGCTATCCATCTGCGAGGCAGAACCGGCGGCGAAGGCCGCGTGCGGCGTGCTCGCGGGGTGGGACCGCCGGGTCGAGATCGACAGCCGCGGCGCATTCCTCTTCACCAGCTTCTGGGACAAGGTGAGCAAGCGCCCCGACCTGTGGAGCACCCCGTTCGCCCCCGCCGACCCGGTCAACACCCCGCGCGATCTCAACACGCAAGGCGAGGCGGGCACCAAGCTGCTCGCCGCGCTGGTCGAGGCGGCGGGCGAGGTCGAGGCGAAGGGCATCGCGCTCGACGCGCCGTGGGGCGAGGTCCAGTTCGCACCGCGCAACGGCACGCGGATCCCGATCCATGGCGGACCGGGCGATGCGGGCATCCTCAACGTGCAGTATGCCAACCCGATCGAGGGCGGGATCACGCCGTTCCACGGAACCAGCTACATCCAGATCGTCGGCTTCGACGAGGACGGGCCGGTGGCCGACGCGATCCTGAGCTATTCGCAATCGACCAACCCCGCCTCTCCGCACTACGCGGACCAGACCGAGGCCTACGCGATCAAGGCATGGAACCGCCTGCCCTTCTCGGCAGAGGAGATCGAGGCCGCGCGGCAGGGCGACGTGCTGCGAATCGCGGAGTGA
- a CDS encoding DUF6471 domain-containing protein, which translates to MSYASLRDALAEIGVEDTEGAIKSKMSRGKFSAVFFLQCMTAMGVDWLQIPGAPDGSGAFAIGKHGAQALAKKPASEN; encoded by the coding sequence ATGTCCTATGCCTCGCTGCGGGATGCTCTGGCCGAGATCGGCGTCGAGGACACCGAAGGGGCAATCAAGAGCAAGATGAGCCGCGGTAAGTTTAGCGCCGTGTTCTTCCTGCAGTGTATGACGGCAATGGGAGTCGATTGGCTGCAGATCCCAGGGGCACCCGATGGATCCGGCGCATTCGCGATCGGCAAGCATGGTGCGCAGGCCTTGGCGAAAAAACCAGCAAGCGAAAATTGA
- a CDS encoding IS1595 family transposase → MATRATKPFKRKKQGQHWLKNPASRTLSIHDVFRMGEEGCRDFFLRARWPDGNPVCPDCGSRRTYNIKSQNRFKCANSECYKFFSITSGTMFAHKRISYLELMLIVRAMAVHAKGAASIWLSHDYDHDYKTVWVLTDKLREVMFLDQEDVQLVGEVEIDGAYFGGYLKQANKKDERIDRRRIPLNGRKRQCVVLLRERGGQGRLLTRTFKSERQAVSWITESVDRTALILADEGSGWEPLYASHQLERVNHKEEYCTDEGVHTNGAESAFSRMRRAEIGVHHHIAGDYLDFYAADGAWREENRRLDDRAKVEKLIRAAMGLPPSRTFAGYWQTSGPRRENDRNHDVLRALGINDND, encoded by the coding sequence ATGGCCACGCGTGCAACCAAACCATTCAAGCGTAAGAAGCAGGGGCAGCACTGGCTCAAGAATCCTGCCAGCCGCACGCTAAGCATCCACGATGTTTTCAGAATGGGCGAAGAGGGCTGTAGAGATTTCTTCTTGCGAGCCAGATGGCCTGACGGAAATCCTGTCTGTCCTGACTGCGGTTCGCGGCGAACCTACAACATCAAGTCCCAGAACCGATTCAAATGCGCGAACTCGGAGTGCTACAAGTTCTTCTCGATCACCAGCGGGACGATGTTCGCGCATAAGCGCATAAGCTATCTCGAGCTTATGCTCATCGTCCGCGCCATGGCGGTCCATGCCAAGGGAGCGGCCTCGATCTGGCTCTCCCACGACTACGATCACGACTATAAGACTGTCTGGGTGCTGACCGACAAGCTGCGCGAGGTGATGTTCCTCGACCAGGAAGACGTTCAGCTCGTCGGCGAGGTGGAGATCGATGGTGCCTACTTCGGGGGCTACCTCAAGCAGGCCAACAAAAAGGACGAGCGGATCGATCGGCGGCGTATTCCCCTCAACGGGCGTAAACGGCAGTGTGTTGTCCTCCTTCGCGAGAGAGGCGGCCAAGGTCGTCTCCTAACCCGGACTTTCAAAAGCGAACGTCAGGCTGTCTCCTGGATCACCGAGAGCGTTGACCGCACCGCCCTAATCCTTGCCGACGAGGGCTCGGGTTGGGAGCCGCTTTATGCCAGCCATCAGCTCGAGCGAGTGAACCACAAGGAAGAATACTGCACCGACGAAGGTGTCCATACCAACGGCGCCGAAAGTGCTTTCTCCCGCATGCGTAGAGCCGAGATCGGCGTCCACCACCACATTGCTGGAGACTACCTCGATTTCTACGCCGCAGATGGTGCCTGGCGCGAAGAGAACCGACGTCTCGATGACCGGGCCAAGGTCGAGAAGCTCATCCGCGCTGCAATGGGCCTACCGCCCTCGCGCACTTTCGCCGGCTACTGGCAGACATCAGGACCGCGACGCGAGAACGACCGCAATCACGACGTGCTGAGAGCACTCGGTATCAACGACAACGATTAA
- a CDS encoding type I restriction-modification system subunit M N-terminal domain-containing protein: MAPNTRAAARGRAPSSAWLSRNTHPISPPKQGKSSMQNNKVRELANFIWNTADTLRGKFKAHDYGKVILPFFVLRRLDCLLAETQEATIEMADTLPEGIDEDTRDLLLFDVANAGKVYNLSPLTFARIKGQNPSDLHDNLIAYITGFSANMRDIFIDKFKFLEQLKELKDHDILWEVFEQFTDVDLSPNEVSNLEMGYAFEELIRRFSEQSNETAGEHFTPREVVHLIVDLLIANDKALTGRGLIRTVYDPACGTGGILSIAEAEIKAINEGVRVELYGQEQNKESYAICRSDMLVTGHDPESLTQKFMRSGSGLR; encoded by the coding sequence ATGGCTCCCAATACTCGCGCCGCTGCCCGCGGCCGCGCGCCATCCTCCGCTTGGCTGTCACGCAACACGCATCCTATAAGCCCCCCTAAACAGGGGAAATCTTCCATGCAGAACAATAAGGTCCGCGAACTCGCCAACTTCATCTGGAACACCGCGGATACTCTCAGAGGCAAATTCAAGGCACATGATTACGGCAAGGTGATCCTGCCTTTCTTCGTGCTGCGACGCCTCGACTGCCTCCTCGCTGAGACCCAGGAAGCCACGATCGAGATGGCTGACACACTGCCCGAAGGCATTGACGAGGATACGCGCGACCTGCTGCTCTTCGACGTCGCGAACGCCGGGAAAGTCTACAACTTATCTCCGCTTACTTTCGCCAGGATCAAGGGACAGAACCCCTCCGACCTTCACGACAACCTCATCGCTTACATCACTGGCTTCTCAGCCAACATGCGTGACATCTTCATCGACAAGTTCAAGTTCCTCGAGCAGCTCAAGGAACTGAAAGATCACGACATCTTGTGGGAAGTATTCGAACAGTTCACTGACGTCGACCTTAGCCCGAACGAAGTTTCCAACCTTGAGATGGGTTACGCATTCGAGGAACTGATACGCCGCTTCTCGGAGCAGTCCAACGAGACGGCTGGTGAGCATTTTACGCCGCGTGAAGTCGTCCACCTAATCGTCGACTTGCTCATCGCCAATGACAAGGCTCTGACTGGCCGCGGACTTATCCGCACCGTCTATGACCCAGCCTGTGGCACAGGCGGGATCCTGTCGATCGCCGAAGCAGAAATTAAAGCAATCAACGAAGGGGTGCGGGTCGAACTCTACGGTCAGGAACAGAACAAAGAGTCCTATGCGATCTGCCGCTCCGATATGTTGGTGACCGGGCACGACCCTGAGAGCCTGACTCAGAAGTTTATGCGATCTGGCAGTGGCTTGCGATGA
- a CDS encoding IS5 family transposase translates to MWTDTSRQQHSRPGLRYPSDLRDAEWALIEPLLPPAKPGGRPRCADLREVMNAILYLATSGCQWRMLPKDFPPLSTVQRYFYAWRDSGLWQTINHLLVMAARQIEGREASPSAGVIDSQSVKTTESGGPRGYDAGKKIMGRKRHIITDTLGLMLFVTIHAASIQDRDGAVDLIKAIRYRFPWLRHLFADGGYAGDKLIGALQGHGQWTLEIVRRCDTARGFVLLPRRWVVERTFAWLGRCRRLAKDWERTIESSTAWTTIAHIRRLTRLIASHCQIA, encoded by the coding sequence ATGTGGACCGATACCTCCCGGCAGCAGCATAGCCGCCCGGGTCTACGTTATCCAAGCGATTTGCGCGATGCCGAGTGGGCCTTGATCGAGCCTCTGTTGCCGCCCGCGAAACCTGGCGGCAGGCCGCGCTGCGCCGACCTGCGCGAGGTGATGAACGCGATCCTCTATCTGGCAACAAGCGGTTGCCAATGGCGGATGCTGCCCAAGGATTTCCCTCCGCTCTCGACGGTTCAACGCTATTTCTATGCCTGGCGCGACAGCGGCCTATGGCAGACGATCAATCACCTGCTGGTGATGGCTGCGCGCCAGATCGAAGGGCGCGAGGCCAGCCCCAGCGCCGGGGTGATCGATAGCCAGAGCGTCAAGACCACCGAGAGTGGCGGCCCACGGGGCTACGATGCGGGCAAGAAGATCATGGGACGCAAGCGTCACATCATCACCGATACGCTCGGACTGATGTTGTTCGTCACCATCCACGCTGCCAGCATTCAGGATCGCGACGGGGCGGTCGATCTCATCAAGGCAATCCGCTACCGCTTCCCGTGGCTGCGCCACCTCTTCGCCGATGGGGGCTACGCAGGCGACAAGCTCATCGGCGCGCTTCAAGGGCATGGGCAATGGACGCTCGAGATCGTGCGCCGCTGCGACACCGCCAGGGGCTTTGTTCTGCTCCCGCGCCGCTGGGTGGTCGAGCGCACCTTCGCCTGGCTCGGCAGATGTCGACGGCTCGCAAAGGACTGGGAAAGAACTATCGAAAGTTCCACCGCATGGACTACCATCGCCCACATCCGCCGCCTCACCCGCCTCATCGCAAGCCACTGCCAGATCGCATAA
- a CDS encoding N-6 DNA methylase, which produces MLLPGGIGPHRLFLGRFWRNPGISDAPARQAQPADISQLLLKTGSEQIAFGDTLANDQHRGQRFHWMMSNPPYGVDWKASADAVKAEWKELGDEGRFGAGLPRISDGQLLFLQHMISKMRDDEQGSQIGIVMNGAPMGTGDAGSGESEIRRWLFESDYVTAIIALPPDLFYNTGIQTFIWILNNRKPDFQKNKVLIIDASSEDFFQPLRKSLGDKANFITDEARSKIVNAFADGFSGKGSSFAEVFPVSSFAYRLIRIQQPKRRRFSVDEDGMARLSETKPFSQLEQLEKDLLISILSDPIFGKSWSDGNAFHAKVAGAATDKEFKITAPLRSAIEDSFGTLDPEAEIIRDSKGKPEPDKLLQYFERVPVDRKWEEFFAEEVEPFAPGAWVDTKYIDRTDKKVGRLGYSVPYNTLFAKFERPPALSDVNANIAALEDSLAQLLTKVISK; this is translated from the coding sequence ATGCTGCTGCCGGGAGGTATCGGTCCACATCGCTTATTCCTCGGTCGTTTCTGGCGAAACCCCGGAATCAGCGATGCACCAGCGCGTCAAGCGCAACCAGCTGATATCTCCCAACTACTTTTGAAGACAGGCTCTGAGCAGATTGCTTTCGGAGACACGCTCGCCAACGATCAGCACCGCGGCCAACGCTTTCACTGGATGATGTCGAACCCGCCCTACGGCGTTGACTGGAAGGCATCAGCCGACGCGGTCAAGGCGGAATGGAAGGAGTTGGGCGACGAAGGCCGCTTTGGTGCCGGCCTGCCGCGCATCTCGGACGGTCAACTTCTGTTCTTGCAACACATGATCTCCAAGATGCGTGACGACGAGCAGGGTTCGCAGATCGGAATCGTTATGAATGGCGCTCCGATGGGGACGGGCGACGCAGGTTCTGGAGAGAGCGAAATTAGGCGTTGGCTCTTCGAAAGTGACTATGTGACCGCGATAATAGCTCTTCCCCCTGATCTTTTCTACAATACTGGCATCCAGACCTTCATCTGGATATTGAACAATCGCAAACCGGATTTTCAAAAAAATAAGGTGCTTATCATCGATGCATCTTCAGAAGATTTCTTCCAGCCACTTAGAAAAAGCCTCGGCGACAAGGCTAATTTTATCACCGATGAGGCCAGATCAAAGATAGTCAACGCTTTCGCCGATGGCTTCTCTGGAAAAGGCAGTAGCTTCGCCGAGGTATTCCCGGTGAGCTCGTTCGCCTACCGGCTGATCAGGATTCAGCAGCCAAAGAGAAGGCGCTTCAGCGTTGATGAAGATGGCATGGCTCGCCTTTCTGAAACAAAGCCCTTTTCCCAATTAGAGCAGCTCGAAAAGGATCTGCTAATCAGTATCCTCAGCGATCCAATCTTCGGCAAATCATGGTCGGATGGGAATGCCTTTCATGCGAAGGTGGCAGGCGCGGCGACTGATAAGGAATTCAAGATTACCGCTCCCCTTAGATCCGCGATCGAAGATTCCTTTGGCACGCTTGATCCAGAGGCGGAAATCATCCGCGACAGTAAAGGAAAACCTGAGCCCGATAAGCTGCTGCAATACTTCGAGCGCGTGCCGGTTGATAGAAAATGGGAAGAGTTTTTCGCTGAGGAGGTCGAGCCATTCGCTCCGGGCGCGTGGGTTGACACGAAATACATCGATCGGACTGACAAGAAGGTTGGCCGCCTCGGCTATTCCGTTCCCTACAACACGTTGTTTGCCAAATTCGAACGGCCGCCGGCCCTTTCAGACGTGAATGCCAACATAGCAGCACTGGAAGACAGCCTCGCGCAACTTTTGACGAAGGTGATCTCAAAATGA